Within Deinococcus actinosclerus, the genomic segment GTACTTCGCGATCGCCACGCTGGCCTTCACGGAGGTGGTCCGCACGATCATCCAGAACCTCCCCGAGAGCGTCGCGGGCGGCGCGACCGGCCTGCTCGTGCCCGCGCTGCTGGGCGGGAACAGCCGCGCGCAGTACTTCCTCGCGTGGGGCCTGCTGGCCTTCACGGTGCTCGTCAGTCTGGCAGTGCGCCTGACGCGGCTGCACTTCGCGTTCGCCGCGATCCGGCAGGGCGAGGAAACGGCGCGGGTGCTGGGCGTGAGCATCGTGCGCTTCAAGCTGCTGGCGTTCTTCATCAGCTCGTCGCTGGCGGCGCTGGCGGGCGTGCTGTACGCCGGGAAGACGTTCTTCATCAACCCGCTGGAGACCTTCAGCCTGGCGAACTCCATCGCGCCGCTGACCACCTCGATCTTCGGGGGTCTGTACACGACGCTGGGGCCGGTGCTGGGCGCGACTGTGCTGCGCGTGGCCGAGGAACTGCTGCATGGCAGCGTGAAGAACGGTTACCTCGTCGTGTACGGACTGGTGCTGATGCTGAGCATCCTGTGGCTGCCGCGCGGCCTGATGGGCCTGCGCCGCAACAAGAAGCATGGAGGTGACCTGTGACCGCTGCCACCACATCCGGGGGCGCCTTCTCCCCCACTCCGCAGGGCACCGAGGTGCTGCGTGCCGAGGGCCTCTCGAAGCGTTTCGGGGGTCTGAAGGCCGTGCAGGACGTGTCGTTCACGCACCATCAGGGTGAGATCCTGGCGGTGATCGGGCCGAACGGGGCGGGCAAGACGACGCTGCTGAACCTGCTGTCCGGCGTGTACCGCCCGTCGGCGGGACGGCTGCACCTGATGGGCCGCGACGTAACGGCACTGCCCATGGAGGCCCGCTGTCACGCCGGGCTGGGCCGCGCGTTCCAGATCGTGCGTCCCTTCCCGGAGATGACCGTGCACGAGAACGTCACGGTGGGCGCGCTGTTCGGCAAGCCCGGTCAGCGCCTGCCGGAGGCGCGCGAGCGGGCCTGGGCGCTGCTGGAACGCACCGGGCTGGCCGCGCACGCCGACAAGGCCGCGCATGAACTGACGCTGCTGCAGGACAAGCGGCTGGAGGTGGCGCGCGCCCTGGCGACCAACCCCAGCGTGCTGCTGCTGGACGAGGTGATGGCGGGCCTGCGTCCCGGCGAGGCGCAGGAGGCCGTGGCGCTCGTGCGCGGCGTGCGCGAGAGCGGCGTGAGCGTGCTGTTCATCGAGCACATCATGCCGGTCGTGCGGGATCTGGCCGACCGGGTGGTCGTGATGGATCAGGGGCAGGTGCTCGCGCAGGGCACCTACCGCGAGGTGACGGCCGACCCGCGCGTGGTCAGCGCGTACCTGGGCACGGAAGAAGGATTACAGGCATGACCGACACACTGCATCGGACGACCCCCGCAGCGAATGACGTGGGGCAGGAATTGAGGATCGAGGGTCTGGCCGCCGGGTACGGGAAGGTGCAGGTGCTGTGGGACGTCTCGCTGCACGCCGCGCCGGGCGAGTTCGTGGCGGTGATTGGCGCGAACGGGGCGGGCAAGACCACCACGCTGCGCGCCGTGAGTGGCGTCGTGAAACCCAGCGCGGGCCGCATCACGCTGGGCGGCGTGGACATCACGCGGGCCGAACCGAGCCGCGTGGTGGCGCTGGGCCTGGGGCACGTCCCGGAAGGCCGCGAGCTCTTCCCGCACATGACGGTCCGCGAGAACCTGGATCTGGGCGCGGCCATGAGCGCCGCCGCCCGCGCACGCGCCGCCGAGACGCTGGGCGAGGTGTACGCGCTGTTCCCCCGGTTGCAGGAACGCGCGGGGCAGCTGGCGGGCACGCTGTCGGGCGGGGAGCAGCAGATGGTCGCGGTGGGCCGCGCGCTGATGGCCCGCCCCAGCGTGCTGGTCGTGGACGAACCCAGCCTGGGCCTGTCGCCGCTGATGACGCAGACGGTGTTCGAGGCGCTGAAGGCCGTGAACGCGCAGGGCGTGACGGTCGTGCTCGTCGAGCAGAACGTGAACCTCAGCCTGAAGCTGGCGCACCGGGCGTACGTGCTGGAGAACGGGCAGGTCGTGGGGGAGGGCACGGGCGCGGCGCTGCTGGCCGACCCGGCGGTGCGTGAGGCGTATCTGGCGCTGTGAGCGAACAGCAGGGGCGGGAGGGGACGATTACACGTCCCCTCCCCTTTTTCTGTTATTTCGGGAGGCCGCCGACGGTGGTCAGGGCCACGCCCTCCTGCCGGGCGTAGCGCAGGAAGTCCCGCAGCACATCGAGCATCTGCGGCGCGTTGTCGTGCAGCAGCACGATCCCGCCCGCATGCAGGTGGGCGCGGTAGCGGCGTTCCAGGACGGTGTCGCCGGGGTTCTGGAAGTCGCCGGGATCGTCCGTCCAGAACACGGTGGTCAGGCCCGCGTCGCGCGCCGCCTGGAGGGTCGCGGGCGTGTACTCACCGCCGGGCGGGCGGAAGTAGCGCACGGGTTTGCCGGTCAGGTCGCGCAGCAGGGCGTCGGTGCTCTGGAGTTCGTCCTGCACGGCGGCCGGGCTCAGGGGTGGCAGGCGGACGTGGTGGTAGGTGTGGTTGCCGACCTCGTGGCCCTGGGCGGCCATGTCGCGCACGAAGTACGGGTACGCCTGGGCGTTGCGGCCGATCACGAAGAACGTGGCGTGCGCGCCGCTGCGGCGCAGCAGGTCCAGCAGCAGCGGTTCAAACAGCGGGTGGGGCGCGTCGTCGAAGGTCAGGGCGGCCAGATCCGTGGTGCCCCGGCGGGCGCGGTACAGCAGGCCGCCGTGTTCGCCACCGGCGACCTGGGCGGTGGTGTCGCGCAGCCGCGCGCGGTTCTGGGCGGTCAGGGGCGCGGCCGGGTCGGTGGTGAGGGTCGGGGTGGTCTCGCGCACGCGGTCGGCGGGGCGCGGGGCGACGGCGGCGGGGCCGGGGTTGACCCAGGCGCGCTCGTACGCGCCGTGTCCGGCGGCCCAGGTCTGGAAGTCGGTCAGGCGGGCGCGGGGCACGCTGGCGGTCAGCAGGGGCAGCGGCCCGCCGAAGCCGCCGTAGCTGCCCGCGTCGTACACGCTGACGTCCACCTCGGTCAGGTCGGGGCGGGCGGCGAACACGCGCTGCACGGCCGTTTCGGCCAGGGTGCGGGCCTGGGGGTGCTGCGCGGCGTTCAGGGTCAGGATGGCGTGCGCCACCGTGATGAACCCGTTGCTGAGCACGTTCACGGTATGCACGTACGGCAGGGCGGGCGTGAGGGTCAGGGTGGGCAGTTCCGGCGCGGCGCGCGTGCCGGGCGCGACCGGTTGAATCTGGCCCGGCAGCGCGGCCAGCACGAGTGCGTGCGTGGTGGCCGTGCTGGCCTGGGCGGCGAGGGTCAGCGTGGCCAGCAGGGCGAGCAGGGGACGGGCGGGGCGGGTGGGGTTCAATGGGCACTCCGGGTCAGCAGGGCGAGGATCGGGGCGGGCAGGTCCAGGAAGCGGCCGGTCGTGTCGGCCCACTTCAGGTTGGCCTGCATCCCGGCGGGCGTGTGGCCCTGGGCGGCGTACAGGGTGGCGGCGGCGCGGTACTGGGTGCGGGCCGCTCCGGTTTGGCCTTCCTTGCGCAGGGTGGTGCCCAGCACGCTGGCGGCCAGGGCGTTGCGGGGTTCCTCGGTCAGGGCGCGGCGCAGCAGGGTCTCGCTGGTCTTCAGGCCCTGCGGGGTGCTGCGCCCGGTGCCGGTACCCAGCACCCCGCCCACGGTGCGTTCGGCCCGGTAGTAGTCGTACTGCGAGCGGAGGTACGCGAGGCTCAGGAATCCCAGGCCCGCGCCCGGTACGCGGCCCCCCCGTCTGCCCGGGCGTAGGCGGTCATGCGGTCGCCCTGGAAGGTGGGGGTCACGAAGCGCCACGCGCCGTCCACGCGGGCCAGCAGGCCCTGGTGCCGCGCGAAGGGCGTGGGTTCGCTGGCGTCCACCTGCACGTCCCCGCCGGGCAGGCGCAGCACGCTGGTCACGTGCCCGAGGTTGCTCTCCTGCCCGGTCTGGCTCTTCCAGACCATGACCAGTCCGGCGTCCAGGCCCGCGCGCTGGAGCAGGGCGGCGATGATGGTGCTCTGGAGCAGGCACTGCCGCTCGCCGTACAAGGCGGTGGCGGCGAACTCGTAGCCGCGCTCCAGGCTGAAGCGCGGGATGCTGGCCTTGACGTAGCGGTGCGCCCAGGCGGCGGTGTCCAGCGCCAGCTGGTCGTGCGCGGCGCCCCTCAGACCCTTCAGGTGGGCGCGGCGGGCGTCCAGCGCGGCGCCCAAGGTGGCCTGTCCCTCCAGCTTCACGCTCTGGCGGGCGTAGGCGGTCGTCAGCCAGTCCTCGAAGGTGCCCTTCAGCCCGGCGCGGGCGTACGAGTCGGCCGCCAGGGCGCGGAAGGCGGGGCCGCCCAGGTGCAGGTCGGCGGGCACTGTGGGGGGTGGGGCGGCGTGGGCCGGGGCAGCCAGCAGGGCGAGCAGGGTCAGGGATGTCAGGAGTCGGTTCATGGGGACCTCGTGCGGGGGGTCAGAGTTTCAGGATGAGGTCGCGGCGGGCCATCCAGGCCAGGCCCAGCCAGACGGCGGCGACGTAGCCCAGGGTGTACGTCCAGCCGCCGCCGACCGCGCCGAGGTGCCGCTGCGCGAGGGTCAGCAGGGCCGCGCCCATGGGCTGCGCGCTCC encodes:
- a CDS encoding branched-chain amino acid ABC transporter permease; protein product: MSARQAEAGAPVRAAPRREITPGAALPLLGFLLLAALFPFLPLGTRAEFLLQIAFFTLVAGIMALSWDILARSGQVSLAHAAFYGLGAYGYALLLKAGLPWLLAMPVAAIMAGGVSLILGAVTMRLSGMYFAIATLAFTEVVRTIIQNLPESVAGGATGLLVPALLGGNSRAQYFLAWGLLAFTVLVSLAVRLTRLHFAFAAIRQGEETARVLGVSIVRFKLLAFFISSSLAALAGVLYAGKTFFINPLETFSLANSIAPLTTSIFGGLYTTLGPVLGATVLRVAEELLHGSVKNGYLVVYGLVLMLSILWLPRGLMGLRRNKKHGGDL
- a CDS encoding ABC transporter ATP-binding protein; its protein translation is MTAATTSGGAFSPTPQGTEVLRAEGLSKRFGGLKAVQDVSFTHHQGEILAVIGPNGAGKTTLLNLLSGVYRPSAGRLHLMGRDVTALPMEARCHAGLGRAFQIVRPFPEMTVHENVTVGALFGKPGQRLPEARERAWALLERTGLAAHADKAAHELTLLQDKRLEVARALATNPSVLLLDEVMAGLRPGEAQEAVALVRGVRESGVSVLFIEHIMPVVRDLADRVVVMDQGQVLAQGTYREVTADPRVVSAYLGTEEGLQA
- a CDS encoding ABC transporter ATP-binding protein, with the protein product MTDTLHRTTPAANDVGQELRIEGLAAGYGKVQVLWDVSLHAAPGEFVAVIGANGAGKTTTLRAVSGVVKPSAGRITLGGVDITRAEPSRVVALGLGHVPEGRELFPHMTVRENLDLGAAMSAAARARAAETLGEVYALFPRLQERAGQLAGTLSGGEQQMVAVGRALMARPSVLVVDEPSLGLSPLMTQTVFEALKAVNAQGVTVVLVEQNVNLSLKLAHRAYVLENGQVVGEGTGAALLADPAVREAYLAL
- a CDS encoding polysaccharide deacetylase family protein → MNPTRPARPLLALLATLTLAAQASTATTHALVLAALPGQIQPVAPGTRAAPELPTLTLTPALPYVHTVNVLSNGFITVAHAILTLNAAQHPQARTLAETAVQRVFAARPDLTEVDVSVYDAGSYGGFGGPLPLLTASVPRARLTDFQTWAAGHGAYERAWVNPGPAAVAPRPADRVRETTPTLTTDPAAPLTAQNRARLRDTTAQVAGGEHGGLLYRARRGTTDLAALTFDDAPHPLFEPLLLDLLRRSGAHATFFVIGRNAQAYPYFVRDMAAQGHEVGNHTYHHVRLPPLSPAAVQDELQSTDALLRDLTGKPVRYFRPPGGEYTPATLQAARDAGLTTVFWTDDPGDFQNPGDTVLERRYRAHLHAGGIVLLHDNAPQMLDVLRDFLRYARQEGVALTTVGGLPK